The following proteins are encoded in a genomic region of Candidatus Manganitrophaceae bacterium:
- the atpF gene encoding F0F1 ATP synthase subunit B — MFEPDPGLMIWTVVSFLLLLALLKQFAYKPILDLMEGREKSIKNAIDDSERGRAEAESLLFEYKKQLEEGRGEVQKMIEEGRAAGEILRKEILSKASEESKDLVKKAQEEIEREKQKALIELQAQVAELSIQVASKMVQNNLSAQDHNKLIEGALDQVKEAYGKV, encoded by the coding sequence ATGTTTGAACCCGATCCAGGTTTAATGATATGGACCGTTGTCTCTTTTCTCCTGCTTCTTGCGTTGCTGAAGCAGTTTGCCTACAAGCCCATTCTGGATCTTATGGAAGGCCGGGAGAAGTCGATCAAAAATGCGATTGACGATTCCGAGAGGGGCCGCGCGGAGGCAGAGTCTCTTCTTTTCGAGTATAAGAAGCAGTTGGAGGAGGGACGGGGCGAGGTGCAAAAGATGATAGAAGAGGGCCGGGCTGCCGGAGAAATCCTGCGGAAAGAGATCCTGTCCAAGGCCTCTGAAGAGTCAAAGGATTTGGTCAAGAAGGCCCAGGAAGAAATCGAAAGGGAGAAGCAAAAGGCCCTGATCGAACTCCAGGCCCAGGTTGCAGAACTCTCGATACAGGTTGCAAGCAAGATGGTTCAGAACAATTTAAGTGCGCAGGACCACAATAAGTTGATCGAAGGGGCCCTCGACCAGGTCAAAGAGGCTTATGGAAAAGTCTGA
- a CDS encoding F0F1 ATP synthase subunit alpha, which yields MKIDQGEIASVLQKYIEGYQADITIEESGEVLSVGDGIARLSGLKNAMAGELVSFPNDVVGMILNLEKDDVGVILFGETSKIKEGDLAKRTGKIAQIPVGEAMVGRVVNALGRPIDGKGPIVTDRSRILEGGAPNVVARESVKEPIQTGLKAIDAMIPIGRGQRELIIGDRQTGKTAIAVDTIINQKGSGVYCVYVAVGGKSSNVASVVETLEKYGAMEYTTVVSATANEPASLQYIAPYAGCTIGEEFMYNGKHALVVYDDLSKHAQAYRQLSLLLRRPPGREAYPGDVFFLHSRLLERAAKLNKDLGGGSLTALPIIETQAGDVSAYIPTNVISITDGQIYLEPDLFYSGVRPAINVGLSVSRVGGNAQTKAMKKVSGRLRLDLAQYRELAAFAQFGSDLDKATLAQLKRGEKMVELLKQGQYKPYSLAEQVMTIYAGTMGHLDDLNTEDVQAFEEAYLKMMAEQHPELVREIVEKKALNETLNKKMDEAITAFKKGWRPVGTA from the coding sequence TTGAAAATAGATCAAGGTGAAATCGCAAGCGTACTCCAGAAGTATATCGAAGGCTATCAAGCGGACATTACTATCGAAGAGTCCGGTGAAGTCTTAAGTGTCGGTGATGGTATTGCCCGGCTCTCCGGATTGAAGAATGCCATGGCCGGAGAACTGGTTTCCTTTCCGAATGATGTGGTCGGGATGATTTTGAACCTTGAAAAAGACGACGTCGGCGTGATCCTTTTTGGAGAGACCAGCAAAATCAAGGAAGGGGATCTCGCCAAGCGAACCGGAAAAATTGCGCAGATCCCCGTGGGTGAAGCAATGGTCGGTCGTGTTGTCAATGCGCTCGGACGTCCGATTGACGGGAAAGGTCCTATCGTCACAGATCGTTCTCGTATTCTTGAGGGCGGGGCTCCGAACGTGGTCGCCCGTGAGTCGGTTAAAGAGCCGATTCAAACCGGTCTCAAGGCGATTGACGCCATGATCCCGATCGGTCGAGGACAGCGGGAACTTATTATTGGTGACCGGCAGACCGGAAAAACGGCGATTGCCGTGGATACAATTATCAATCAGAAGGGCAGCGGGGTTTATTGTGTTTATGTCGCCGTGGGAGGGAAATCGTCCAACGTGGCCTCGGTGGTTGAGACCCTGGAAAAGTATGGTGCGATGGAATATACCACCGTTGTTTCCGCGACGGCCAATGAGCCCGCCTCTTTGCAATATATTGCGCCTTATGCCGGTTGTACAATCGGCGAAGAATTTATGTATAACGGAAAACACGCCCTGGTGGTCTATGATGATCTCTCTAAACATGCACAGGCCTATCGTCAGTTGTCGCTTCTCCTTCGGCGTCCTCCGGGAAGAGAGGCCTATCCGGGAGATGTCTTTTTTCTCCATTCCCGCCTCCTGGAACGTGCGGCAAAACTGAATAAAGATCTCGGCGGCGGATCATTGACCGCCCTTCCGATTATTGAGACACAGGCCGGTGATGTCTCCGCCTATATCCCCACAAACGTGATTTCCATTACAGATGGACAAATCTATCTTGAACCCGATCTTTTCTACTCGGGGGTTCGTCCTGCAATTAATGTGGGTCTTTCTGTTTCCCGTGTTGGCGGAAACGCCCAGACCAAGGCGATGAAGAAGGTATCCGGTCGCTTGCGGCTCGACCTTGCGCAATACCGAGAACTGGCCGCATTCGCCCAGTTTGGGTCTGATCTGGACAAGGCGACTCTGGCGCAGTTAAAGCGGGGGGAAAAGATGGTCGAGCTGCTCAAGCAGGGGCAGTATAAACCCTACTCCCTTGCGGAACAGGTCATGACGATCTATGCCGGAACGATGGGTCACCTTGACGATCTGAATACCGAGGATGTCCAGGCCTTTGAAGAGGCTTATTTGAAGATGATGGCCGAACAACATCCGGAGCTTGTACGGGAAATCGTGGAAAAAAAGGCCTTAAACGAGACATTGAACAAAAAAATGGATGAAGCCATCACCGCCTTCAAGAAGGGATGGCGTCCCGTGGGGACTGCTTAA
- the atpE gene encoding ATP synthase F0 subunit C → MEGMTYVGAVMGIALAAFGGSLSIGWLVGKTMEAMSRQPEVAGELRTTMLISIAFIEALALYTLVVALLLVMTK, encoded by the coding sequence ATGGAGGGTATGACTTACGTAGGCGCGGTAATGGGGATAGCGCTGGCCGCTTTTGGAGGTTCCCTGTCGATTGGGTGGCTTGTTGGAAAGACGATGGAGGCCATGTCGCGGCAGCCGGAGGTTGCAGGGGAACTTCGTACCACCATGTTGATTTCAATCGCGTTTATCGAGGCCCTGGCCCTGTATACCCTGGTGGTCGCGCTCTTGTTGGTCATGACAAAATAA
- a CDS encoding adenine nucleotide alpha hydrolase family protein has product MKCRRCKKPAVIKLTRHNTAYCSFCFQFYIYDQVRRALSEYNMLQKKEPVLVAVSGGKDSLALWDILIKLGYQTVGLHLNLGIGSYSEASQNKVEAFALARNLELITHAYQEAYGLGVIEIAQETARPACSACGTMKRYHFNRIAKEKGFPVVATGHNLDDEAARLLGNVLQWQGNYLQKQSPALSAEGGKWARKVRPLYRLTEREVAAYTVISRIDYIVEECPMSKGAKMFLYKEVLNKLEEASPGTKHQFYLGYLQKKEEIFTPQKEDNQCCEACGQPTRGKICSYCRLMERVAT; this is encoded by the coding sequence ATGAAATGTCGTCGATGTAAAAAACCGGCAGTGATCAAGTTGACGCGTCACAATACCGCGTATTGCAGTTTCTGTTTTCAGTTCTACATCTATGATCAGGTCAGACGGGCGCTTTCTGAGTACAATATGCTTCAAAAAAAGGAGCCGGTCCTCGTCGCGGTATCTGGAGGGAAGGATTCACTCGCCCTCTGGGATATTCTGATCAAACTGGGCTATCAGACCGTCGGGCTCCACCTGAATCTTGGAATCGGGTCTTATTCCGAGGCATCACAAAACAAGGTTGAGGCCTTTGCCCTCGCACGAAATCTTGAGTTGATCACGCATGCCTATCAGGAGGCCTATGGCCTCGGCGTGATCGAAATTGCACAGGAGACGGCCCGTCCCGCCTGCTCCGCCTGCGGGACGATGAAACGCTACCACTTTAATCGCATTGCAAAAGAAAAGGGTTTTCCAGTGGTCGCAACCGGGCATAATCTCGATGATGAAGCGGCCCGGCTTCTGGGAAATGTCCTCCAGTGGCAGGGAAATTATCTTCAGAAGCAATCTCCAGCCCTTTCAGCGGAAGGCGGAAAGTGGGCCAGAAAGGTGAGACCCCTCTACCGGCTGACAGAGCGGGAGGTCGCGGCTTATACGGTGATCAGCCGGATTGACTACATTGTTGAAGAATGTCCGATGTCGAAAGGGGCCAAAATGTTTCTCTATAAAGAGGTGCTTAATAAATTAGAGGAGGCCTCTCCAGGGACAAAGCATCAATTCTATCTCGGATATCTACAAAAAAAGGAAGAGATCTTTACTCCCCAGAAAGAGGACAACCAGTGCTGTGAAGCCTGCGGACAACCCACGCGGGGCAAAATCTGCAGTTATTGCCGCCTGATGGAACGCGTGGCCACATGA
- the atpH gene encoding ATP synthase F1 subunit delta: MEKSDKQTREIARSYAEAILAIACCEGVLEKVEEELTQFKTVFDKNPALLEFLKDPKITPEGKEKAIEEILGGETSQISRHHIRLAIDQSRGGLLPEIFNALFELASESRGRTTARVITAVPLSEELEKKLESTLTELTGEAVFLKKSVDPSILGGIVIQMGERIIDGSLRRQLSRLREEISSKILAEKGK, encoded by the coding sequence ATGGAAAAGTCTGACAAACAGACCAGAGAGATTGCGCGTTCCTACGCAGAGGCCATTCTGGCGATTGCCTGCTGTGAAGGGGTTCTTGAGAAGGTCGAGGAAGAACTGACGCAATTCAAGACCGTCTTTGATAAAAACCCGGCGCTGCTTGAGTTCCTGAAAGACCCCAAGATCACCCCGGAAGGGAAAGAGAAGGCCATTGAAGAAATCCTGGGCGGTGAAACCTCCCAGATTTCCCGGCATCACATCCGGCTGGCGATTGATCAGTCCAGGGGGGGGCTTCTGCCTGAGATCTTCAACGCGCTTTTTGAGCTTGCATCCGAATCCCGGGGCCGGACGACTGCAAGGGTCATCACGGCAGTTCCTCTGTCTGAAGAATTAGAAAAGAAACTTGAAAGTACTCTCACGGAACTCACGGGCGAAGCGGTCTTTTTGAAGAAGTCGGTTGATCCCTCAATCCTCGGCGGTATCGTGATTCAGATGGGAGAACGGATCATCGATGGGAGTCTGCGCCGTCAGCTTAGCCGTTTGCGTGAGGAGATTTCGAGCAAGATTCTGGCTGAGAAGGGAAAATAA
- a CDS encoding AtpZ/AtpI family protein: MKPDKNQGSDWNFLRRYANLGIEMVVSVLIGAWGGHSLDEWLGTSPWFFLLGFLFGTASGFLSIVRLIASEKTRKKEKEKE; encoded by the coding sequence TTGAAGCCTGACAAAAATCAGGGGAGTGACTGGAATTTCCTCCGCCGGTACGCGAATCTTGGCATCGAGATGGTGGTTTCAGTCTTGATAGGTGCCTGGGGGGGGCATAGCCTGGATGAATGGCTCGGCACCAGTCCCTGGTTTTTTTTGCTTGGGTTTCTCTTTGGTACTGCCTCTGGTTTCCTGAGCATCGTTCGGCTCATTGCCAGTGAAAAGACTCGAAAAAAGGAGAAAGAAAAAGAGTGA
- a CDS encoding thiamine biosynthesis protein ThiS: protein MKIKLYHPLREISMKGPREAAYILKKLNLPREAYLVIWGEELVAEDAILPDEAEIEIRPVISGG from the coding sequence ATGAAAATCAAGCTTTACCACCCCCTCAGAGAGATCTCCATGAAGGGTCCAAGGGAAGCCGCTTATATCTTAAAAAAATTGAATCTCCCCAGGGAGGCCTACCTTGTCATTTGGGGGGAAGAACTGGTCGCGGAGGACGCGATCCTTCCGGATGAGGCAGAAATTGAGATTCGTCCGGTGATTTCAGGGGGTTGA
- the atpG gene encoding ATP synthase F1 subunit gamma, whose translation MGVTLRELKGRIRSAKKTQQITKTMQMVAASRLKKSEQTFRRAKPYYEKMELILSHLMASAGEVKHPFFELRDVKTIGLLVVTSDRGLCGAYNSSIISRAESFLKEPRSQEVKLILIGKKGHDYFQKREWPILFSVLDLGGTPDYQRISGITDRVVEAYLSGTLDEVQVLYTSFISAISTKPVLKKFLNVQQEKGVEDPDQAPDFILEPDFSTIIDQFLSRQIKSRMYSTLLESFTAENSSRMVAMKNATDSANEMIDHLSLMGNKARQAAITNEILEIVTAGEAMKA comes from the coding sequence ATGGGCGTCACCCTCCGCGAACTCAAGGGGCGTATCCGCTCCGCAAAAAAAACCCAGCAGATTACCAAGACCATGCAGATGGTTGCTGCCTCACGCCTGAAGAAATCTGAACAGACCTTTCGCCGCGCCAAGCCCTATTATGAAAAGATGGAGTTGATCCTGTCGCACCTGATGGCCTCTGCAGGAGAGGTGAAGCATCCCTTCTTCGAGTTGCGTGATGTCAAGACCATCGGTCTGCTGGTGGTGACCTCTGACCGCGGTCTTTGCGGTGCCTACAATTCGAGCATCATTTCCCGTGCCGAGTCCTTCCTGAAAGAGCCGAGATCCCAGGAAGTGAAGCTGATACTTATTGGAAAAAAGGGCCATGATTATTTTCAAAAAAGGGAGTGGCCCATCCTCTTCAGTGTTCTCGATCTAGGCGGCACCCCGGACTATCAGAGGATTTCTGGGATTACCGACCGGGTGGTGGAGGCTTATCTTTCCGGCACCCTTGATGAAGTGCAGGTCCTTTACACCAGCTTCATCTCTGCGATATCAACAAAACCGGTCTTAAAGAAGTTTCTCAATGTTCAGCAGGAAAAAGGGGTTGAAGATCCGGACCAGGCCCCTGATTTTATTCTGGAGCCCGATTTTTCTACAATTATAGACCAGTTTCTGTCGCGGCAGATCAAGTCGAGGATGTATTCCACCCTTTTGGAGTCTTTTACCGCAGAGAACTCCTCGCGGATGGTCGCGATGAAAAATGCAACGGACAGTGCCAATGAGATGATCGACCATTTGAGCCTGATGGGAAACAAGGCACGGCAGGCGGCTATTACGAATGAGATATTAGAGATTGTCACGGCCGGTGAGGCAATGAAGGCTTAA
- a CDS encoding tRNA (adenine-N1)-methyltransferase: protein MRLFASGERIHLINYKGRTYPLNLKAGATFGFSGEKILHDDIIGQEDGTEVRFSGGTRFLALKPTLAEYTLHMPRGAQILYPKDLALIPVWADVYPGATIIEAGIGSGALTLFLLQAVGEKGKVISYEIRDDFARRALSNIETYLGKTLTQERLLLREENIYEGISEESVDRIILDLPEPYQVVPHAVSALRSGGIFLCFLPTVPQIERVVEALRGTKAFESIETFETLLRPWNIDGRSVRPSLRMIGHSGFITTARRIKR from the coding sequence ATGAGGTTGTTTGCGTCCGGAGAACGGATTCATCTGATCAATTACAAGGGGCGGACCTATCCGCTCAACCTGAAGGCCGGAGCAACCTTCGGCTTCAGCGGCGAAAAAATTCTCCACGACGACATCATCGGCCAGGAAGACGGAACTGAGGTCCGTTTTTCCGGAGGCACCCGTTTTCTGGCCCTCAAGCCGACATTGGCCGAATACACCCTCCACATGCCGCGAGGCGCACAGATCCTTTATCCTAAAGATCTGGCCCTCATTCCCGTCTGGGCAGATGTCTACCCCGGAGCCACCATCATTGAAGCCGGCATCGGATCGGGAGCGCTGACGCTCTTCCTTCTCCAGGCCGTCGGAGAAAAGGGCAAGGTCATCAGTTATGAAATCCGAGACGACTTTGCCCGCCGGGCCTTGAGCAATATCGAAACCTACCTGGGAAAAACCCTCACGCAGGAACGCTTGCTTCTCCGCGAAGAAAATATCTATGAAGGGATTTCTGAAGAATCGGTAGACCGCATTATTCTCGATCTGCCGGAGCCCTACCAGGTTGTCCCCCATGCGGTATCGGCCCTCCGTTCGGGAGGAATCTTCCTTTGTTTTCTTCCAACCGTCCCGCAAATAGAACGCGTCGTTGAGGCCTTAAGAGGGACCAAGGCCTTTGAGTCGATCGAAACTTTCGAAACCCTTCTCCGGCCATGGAATATTGATGGCCGAAGCGTCCGGCCCAGCTTACGGATGATCGGACATTCCGGCTTCATCACCACCGCGAGGCGGATAAAACGATAA
- the atpB gene encoding F0F1 ATP synthase subunit A, giving the protein MAEEAQGIDPLHHFELHSIYDIHIAGIDFSINQAVIWIWIAAAVVFALFVWTAKTQKRYPKGKQNLVESVLDFLMKEIVLKVIGEEGRFIFPFIATLFLFILTSSLLGLIPGSFTPVANINVTAGLALMVFVTVQGVGVKKHGLVGYLKGFIPPGVPSWILPLMLPIEFIGQLAKPLSLAIRLFANMLAGHIVILVFLSLIILLKSIPVTPLPIVGVVIMSAFEIFVALIQSFIFSILTATYFSAAIHMEH; this is encoded by the coding sequence ATGGCAGAAGAGGCCCAAGGAATCGATCCGCTCCATCACTTCGAACTTCACTCGATCTACGATATCCACATAGCGGGGATCGACTTTTCGATAAACCAGGCAGTTATCTGGATCTGGATCGCTGCCGCAGTGGTTTTTGCCCTGTTTGTCTGGACCGCAAAGACGCAAAAACGTTATCCCAAGGGGAAACAGAACCTTGTTGAATCGGTCCTGGACTTCCTGATGAAAGAGATTGTGTTGAAGGTGATCGGCGAAGAAGGGCGATTCATCTTCCCTTTTATCGCGACACTCTTCCTTTTCATTCTCACCTCAAGTCTTCTGGGCTTGATTCCCGGTTCCTTCACCCCCGTTGCAAATATCAATGTTACGGCGGGTCTGGCCCTGATGGTCTTCGTGACGGTCCAGGGCGTGGGGGTGAAGAAGCATGGCCTTGTCGGATATCTCAAGGGATTTATTCCTCCGGGCGTCCCCTCATGGATCCTGCCGCTCATGCTCCCGATTGAATTTATCGGCCAACTGGCCAAGCCTCTTTCTCTGGCCATCCGGCTGTTTGCCAATATGTTGGCGGGACACATTGTTATACTGGTTTTTTTATCCCTGATTATTTTGCTCAAAAGCATTCCTGTGACGCCCTTGCCCATCGTGGGTGTGGTTATTATGAGTGCTTTTGAGATCTTTGTTGCATTGATTCAGTCTTTTATTTTTTCCATCCTGACGGCAACCTATTTTTCGGCGGCCATCCATATGGAACATTAA